Part of the Psilocybe cubensis strain MGC-MH-2018 chromosome 11, whole genome shotgun sequence genome is shown below.
CAGAGCGACGCCTTATCGGATATATATGTTCAACGTTGTCTCCTTCCCCTACATTGAGCCATGACTCCATGTCGACTCATGTCCCGAACTCTTCTTCTGTCTGCATCCACTCTGTTTGcgtttctccttctcatcAACGTCGCGGGATTGGCCTCTCGTTATTGAAGGAATACATTACTCGTCTAGAAAAAGCTCGTGCGGGTGGCTACGCCAATTACCGCCGTGTTTTACTCATCACCCACGAAAATCTGCGTGATTTTTACGAGAAAGCAGGATTCGAATGGTTGGGTAAAAGTGAAGTTGTCCATGGCTCCAGACCTTGGTTTGAGATGCGTAGAGAACTGCATTCCGCTCAAGGAGTGATCGAGACCCCTGTCAAAACCGCGAAGGAGAATGCGATACCTCCAGGTATCCTTGAGGCTTTGCAGCGCCCTAAAGATGTATTCCCATCCTCGAAGCTGGTTTCAGACTTCCCGAACGGCCTCCCGGAACTCATAGAACCTGACGAAAAGAACCCTGGCACCTCTTTCAACAAATATGATCTGATCTGCCCCAGAAATGGTTGTGGAAGTGTCATTTTAAAGAGGGGTGGTGGGAAATGGACGGAGCGAGAAAGTGTGCAGGTCTGTCTGTGTATCTTAAAATTCATGTGCGCCACCTGTTGATTCTCCAAAGCTGGAGCCGGAAGGTTATTCTCAACCGGAACTTCCTCCGTTGCCCATTCCACCAGAAACCGCCCAATGGTGGCTTATCACACCAAGCATCCTCCAATTTGAGAATATCGGGAGGACACATTCTGTTCATCCGCTATCTGAAGGAGGTATGTGCTGAACTGGCTTACAATCATCAAGCTAATCACGATGCCTCTTCAGGGCGTGTAATAAGATTTTTAACATGTGGTGAATGCGACTTAGG
Proteins encoded:
- a CDS encoding putative N-acetyltransferase C9.02c; the protein is MALIFDYVPSYDIPAALEIEKQGYPEDEAGTESSFRLRQSQAGNLFLGAYEPTSGSERRLIGYICSTLSPSPTLSHDSMSTHVPNSSSVCIHSVCVSPSHQRRGIGLSLLKEYITRLEKARAGGYANYRRVLLITHENLRDFYEKAGFEWLGKSEVVHGSRPWFEMRRELHSAQGVIETPVKTAKENAIPPGILEALQRPKDVFPSSKLVSDFPNGLPELIEPDEKNPGTSFNKYDLICPRNGCGSVILKRGGGKWTERESVQLEPEGYSQPELPPLPIPPETAQWWLITPSILQFENIGRTHSVHPLSEGGRERSRIIGASRPEAPIFAFAHNQTDNMRETA